Genomic segment of Paenalkalicoccus suaedae:
AAGCTCTTCCTCTGTTTGGTCGAATGGATACCATGAACGAAGTCCCCAACGGTTTTCACCTAAGTTGACGAAACGTCCATCAATAGACATTTGTGTATAAAGGTGAGAAATACGCTCTTGAATCTGTGTTTCTGTCATGTCACGTAGCTCAGCAATGCGGCTAAGTAACGCCTGGTAGTCAGCTGGGCTGTTTTGTTCTACTAATAGTTCATATGCGATATCAAGCATGGAAATTTCCGCTAGCTGTTCTTTCGTGTAATCCTTCAAGCTCATCCTTGACACTTCCTTTCTATATTGGCCGTAGCTTTTGGGCTACGTGTGATAGCGTGTTGCGAACGAATTCATACCTTCCATTATAAACACAAGTCTTGGGATTATGCTATATGTTCTGTGTATTTTTTATTAAATGGTGTTTAAGGTCAAGGTCAAGTACGGCACCTCCGGCGCCCCTTCTTCTACTTTGCAGGTCAAGAACTAGGTCAAGTGCGGCACCTCCGGCGCCCCTACGCGTCGTTTGCTTCTACCTGTGGTGGCTTGCTCAACTATTTCGTCCGGCCAAACCAATGGCCGGTCGAAAGGATTTTCGCTTCGCGGAAGGGCTACCACTGGTAGTGCACAAACGTCGCTGCGGGTCGCCTGCGGTGACGGTATATTAATTGCAAAACCTTCTTCTTTTTTGTTAGGGGCACGAGGCGGAAGGGCGTTGCCTCGCTTTTAATTCCACTTCTTGCTTTCTCGTCACTTTTCTCATTTTGCGCGTCACTTCTGGCAACTTGCTCTTCACTACTTCGTGCTTTCTCTTCACAATAGCGACAGATCTACAACATTCACAGGAAATTCTTATTTAATCAACTGCCGCTTAGTAAGATCCACAAGAAACACGCATGCATGTTGGACGTGTGTTTGGTAAATAGCTGATTTCTAGCTTTCTTGTTTGGTAACCAAGGTACTGTGTTTGGTTTCTCGTCGATTTCACAATTTCGTGTTTGGTAACTCGCATTCTGTGTTTGTTTTCTTCCAAATCATTATTCATATAAAAAAAGACCCGTCTTCCTCTCCAAATAAACGCCAACAAAAGCCCGCCCTTCCCTAAAAAAAGAAGCAGACGAGCTTTCACGGTTTATGTCATATTATCCGCTTGTAATCCAGTACCTGATTTAGCATTCATTTAGCGTTGGATTTTGCACATGAACTAAACTATAACTTTACGCTTAGATCTGTTCTTTTCCTAAAAACTCAGGAGGAGGCAGACTCGGAGAATGCCTGGAGACAATTAGTAGGAATAGGCAGAGACTGAGACCACGCAGAAGGGCGTTTAGGGTAAGGCGGCAGCCTCACCCTGCCCGACGAGTAGGCTCAGGCACTGACCCTACTAATGTCGTAGGGTGTTCGCAGAGCTGACTCCTCTTTATCATATTAAGCTCGGAGAGCTGACGCTCTAAACTAGTTGGCTCTTGATCATATGACGCTCTAAGCTAGTTAGCCTTTGGGCAACTAAAGGTTCCTTCTGTACTGCCCGCCAACCTCATAAAGCGCCGCCGTTATTTGCCCTAAGCTCGCCACGCGCACCGTATGCATGAGCTCCGCAAAGATATTCTCGCCTGCAATCGCCGCTTCTTTGAGGCGCGCTAGTGCTGGACCAGATTCATCTTTGTGCGCATCCTGAAAGGCACGGAGGCCTTCTATTTGTGACTCCTTCTCTGCTGTGGTCGCACGAGCTAGCTCCATTTTAAAATCGTCGTCTGATGGCTCCTCTGGGTTGAGATACGTGTTCACCCCGATGATTGGGAGCTCGCCGTTATGCTTTTTCGTCTCATAGAGGAGGGACTCCTCTTGGATTTTGCCGCGCTGATACTGGGTTTCCATCGCGCCTAAGACGCCGCCACGATCGTTCATGCGCTCGAGCTCTAAGAGCACCGCTTGCTCGACAAGATCGGTGAGCTCTTCGACGATGAAGGAGCCTTGCTGGGGGTTCTCGTTTTTGGCGAGACCCATTTCCTTCGTGATGATCAGCTGGATCGCCATCGCACGGCGCACGCTCTCCTCTGTCGGCGTTGTCACCGCTTCGTCGTAGGCGTTCGTGTGGAGCGAGTTACAGTTATCATAAATCGCAAGGAGCGCCTGCAAGGTCGTACGAATATCGTTAAAGTCCACCTCCTGCGCGTGCAGAGAGCGGCCGGACGTTTGAATATGGTACTTCAGCTTTTGGCTACGCTCGTTTGCGCCGTACTTGCGCTTCATCGCGATCGCCCAAATACGACGCGCAACGCGACCGATCACCGTATACTCAGGGTCTAGTCCGTTACTGAAGAAAAATGAGAGATTCGGTGCAAATTTATCGATATCCATGCCTCTACTTAAATAGTACTCGACGTAGGTGAAGCCATTCGCAAGCGTAAAGGCAAGCTGACTAATTGGGTTAGCGCCTGCTTCTGCGATGTGATAGCCACTAATGGAGACCGAGTAATAGTTACGGACTTCGTTATCAATGAAATATTGCTGAATATCGCCCATCATGCGTAGCGCGAATTCTGTGGAGAAAATGCACGTGTTTTGGCCTTGGTCTTCCTTTAAAATATCGGCCTGCACCGTGCCTCGCACAACGGCTAAAGTCTTCGCTCGAATCGAAGCTGCCTCGTCGTCCGTAGGCTTCCGATTATTTTCTGCCTCAAAGGCTTGCAGCTGCTGATCAATGGCCGTGTTCATAAACATGGCTAGGATGATCGGCGCCGGCCCGTTAATGGTCATAGAAACAGAGGTCGATGGTGCGATGAGATCAAAGCCGTCGTAGAGCTTCTTCATGTCCTCGAGCGTGCAGATGCTCACGCCACTCTCACCAACCTTGCCGTAAATGTCCGGGCGGTGGCCAGGATCCTCGCCGTACAGGGTCACCGAGTCGAAGGCCGTGCTGAGGCGCTTCGCTTCGTCGTCCTTCGATAAATAATGGAAGCGACGGTTTGTGCGTGCAGGGCTACCTTCTCCGGCAAATTGGCGCTTCGGATCCTCGCCCTTGCGCTTAAATGGGAACACGCCCGCCGTGTACGGGAATTCGCCAGGGACGTTCTCACGACGAATCCAGCTAATGATCTCGCCGTAGTCCTGATAGCGCGGGAGGGACACCTTTGGAATCGAGAGACCAGAGAGACTTGTTGTCGTAAGCTCGGTTACGAGCTCTTTATCACGGATTTTCGTGACAAAGGAGTCCTGTTTATAAGCTTCTACTTTCTTAGGCCAAGCATCTAACGCCTCGCGCACATCGGATTGAAGCGAGCGATCAATATGCGCGCGCTTTTCTTCGATAGCGCTTACAATATTCTCGTCGTCCATAAGCGCTTTAGCGCCTTCAAGCTGGAAGAGCTGGCGTGCTTTCGTTGCTTCACGCTCGGTTTCTTCGTGGTAGCCTTTTACCGTTTGCGAAATCTCGCGTAAATAATGGATTTGCTCGGCTGGAATGACGGCGCTACGTCTAGCCAGCTCTTCGCCTTTACCGAGATCCGTCTTCCACTTGAGACCAGCCTTACTATTAATCGTTTGAATCAACTCGTAAAAGAGACGGTTCGTACCAGAATCATTAAATTGACTCGCGATCGTGCCGTATACTGGCATCACAGAAGGGTCTTCTTCAAAGCGCACGTGCGCGCGCTGGTACTGCTTGCGTACTTCACGGAGTGCGTCCTCGGAGCCTTTACGATCAAATTTATTAATGGCGATCACGTCGGCGAAGTCGATCATATCGATCTTCTCCAGCTGTGAAGGTGCACCGAACTCGCTTGTCATCACGTACATTGCAACGTCGGCAACGTCTGAAATAGCGGCATCTCCTTGCCCAATTCCGCTCGTTTCTACAATGACCAGATCGTAGCCAGCGTGCTTCACAACCGCAATCGCTTCGTTTGCCGCTTTGGACAGCTCTTGATGACTGTCGCGCGTTGCTAACGAGCGCATGTATACGCGGTCGTGATGGATCGCATTCATGCGAATACGGTCACCGAGCAAGGCTCCGCCTGTTTTACGCTTTGTTGGGTCTACTGACAGAATGGCAACGGACTTCTCTGGGAACGCGCGGAGGAAACGGCGAACGAGCTCGTCTGTGAGTGAGCTCTTTCCTGCGCCCCCTGTTCCTGTGATACCAAGCACCGGCACAGTCGGCAACTGTTCCTCCATGAGACTTACGAATTGCTGCTCCTCTACCTCGTCCATTGGCAGACCAAAGGCACGCTTTTCAGCGAGGCTAACGAGGCGGGCAATAGCAGTCGGATCGCTTTGTTTGAGAAGCTCTGTGACGTTGTTTCTCCCCGGAGTATCAAAATCACAGGCCTCCATCATGGAATCGATCATGCCTTGTAGCCCATGCTTGCGCCCGTCTTCTGGAGAAAAGATTTTGGTGATGCCGTAATCGTGTAGCTCCTTGATC
This window contains:
- the rpoE gene encoding DNA-directed RNA polymerase subunit delta; translated protein: MSLKDYTKEQLAEISMLDIAYELLVEQNSPADYQALLSRIAELRDMTETQIQERISHLYTQMSIDGRFVNLGENRWGLRSWYPFDQTEEELSQTMPKKKKARAEEDEEVVDEFEVEDIDEFEDLEDELDDLANEEDTDFDELDEDEEEEYDEEDEDEDDDEEDFEEDEL
- the icmF gene encoding fused isobutyryl-CoA mutase/GTPase IcmF, which gives rise to MTSYQHPIRFVTASSLFDGHDASINIMRRMLQATGTEVIHLGHNRSVQEIVQAAIQEDVQGIAISSYQGGHVEYFKYLYDELADRGAGHIKIFGGGGGVIIPSEIKELHDYGITKIFSPEDGRKHGLQGMIDSMMEACDFDTPGRNNVTELLKQSDPTAIARLVSLAEKRAFGLPMDEVEEQQFVSLMEEQLPTVPVLGITGTGGAGKSSLTDELVRRFLRAFPEKSVAILSVDPTKRKTGGALLGDRIRMNAIHHDRVYMRSLATRDSHQELSKAANEAIAVVKHAGYDLVIVETSGIGQGDAAISDVADVAMYVMTSEFGAPSQLEKIDMIDFADVIAINKFDRKGSEDALREVRKQYQRAHVRFEEDPSVMPVYGTIASQFNDSGTNRLFYELIQTINSKAGLKWKTDLGKGEELARRSAVIPAEQIHYLREISQTVKGYHEETEREATKARQLFQLEGAKALMDDENIVSAIEEKRAHIDRSLQSDVREALDAWPKKVEAYKQDSFVTKIRDKELVTELTTTSLSGLSIPKVSLPRYQDYGEIISWIRRENVPGEFPYTAGVFPFKRKGEDPKRQFAGEGSPARTNRRFHYLSKDDEAKRLSTAFDSVTLYGEDPGHRPDIYGKVGESGVSICTLEDMKKLYDGFDLIAPSTSVSMTINGPAPIILAMFMNTAIDQQLQAFEAENNRKPTDDEAASIRAKTLAVVRGTVQADILKEDQGQNTCIFSTEFALRMMGDIQQYFIDNEVRNYYSVSISGYHIAEAGANPISQLAFTLANGFTYVEYYLSRGMDIDKFAPNLSFFFSNGLDPEYTVIGRVARRIWAIAMKRKYGANERSQKLKYHIQTSGRSLHAQEVDFNDIRTTLQALLAIYDNCNSLHTNAYDEAVTTPTEESVRRAMAIQLIITKEMGLAKNENPQQGSFIVEELTDLVEQAVLLELERMNDRGGVLGAMETQYQRGKIQEESLLYETKKHNGELPIIGVNTYLNPEEPSDDDFKMELARATTAEKESQIEGLRAFQDAHKDESGPALARLKEAAIAGENIFAELMHTVRVASLGQITAALYEVGGQYRRNL